From the Winogradskyella forsetii genome, the window GATAAGTTAAGCCTATATAAAATTCCTTTAATTTTCGTTGGACTTTTGAGTTGGTTTTTTTTTCGTGATAAAACGAAGCATCCAATTATCTGGCTAGTGGTTTTAACGCTCCTGGTTTTGGATCTTTATCATTTCTATTTTAGAGTAGCAAACCATCACTTTATGCTGATATTCATGGTATTTTCTATTATACTGTATAAATATCATAAACGAAGAGATATACTTTTAAAAAACATTCAGATACTTTTAGTTGTTGTCTTAACAGCTTCTGCTCTGCAAAAATTAATGTCAGAACCCTTTATGAGTGGGGATTTCTATTATTATATGATGAATCGTGGTTTTGTATTCCATCCATTTTTGAACTTCTTTCCCGAAAGTTTAGACATAGCAAATAATAACACCGAAAGTATAAACGCATTACATCAATTGGATCCCAATAGTGCAAAGTCTATTAAATTGAAAGATGTCTTTTCAAACCTTGCAACCTTTAGTTTCATTTTTGCATGGCTAACAGTTGTGATTGAATTTATAATAGCAATAGCCTTATTGTGGAAACCGAGAAGCATGTGGACTCATTTGTTTTTTGCAACGTTGATTATTGGGATTTTATGTACAAGATTAGAAACAGGATTTATGGGATTGCTTGGCATATGTGGCCTGATATTATGTAACAACTTTAAAATAAGACTACTATATATTTTAATTGTTATAGGCAGCCTTTCGTTAATTGTCACAAAATTTGGGTTTCATTAATTGTATTAGAATAGTCTCATTTGTTATCCCTTTTATCATTAAATGCATATTCAATAAAATATCTCTTAAAAACTCCAATAATCGTAAAATCCGATCACTAAATCGATATAGTTAATAACAATTCCTAATAACCTAAGTGAACCCTTTCAGATGTTGGATTTTTTCCTTTTTTTTGTGGGTAATTTTTTCAAAATTTAACCAATGATTATAAATACAGAGTTAGAAAATAAAGGGAATTTATTTCCTTCAAATATAATAGACTTTAGAAAAGATGTCGATAAGCTATATTTTACAGCGGCTAACGATGTGATTTTGGAATTAACGGTTGTAAGGGATAGTCTATTACGCTTCAGATATGCCACAACTGGCAATTTTGACAATGACTTTTCTTATGCCATAACCAAATATGCAAGTATTGGGTATAACAAATTAGAGATTGAAGAACACAAAGAGTATTTCGAAATAACGACTTCAAAATTACGTTGCGAGATTTCTAAAGATGATATGAGAGTATCTATCTATGATGCTATAGATGGCGTTCTTATTAATCAAGATGAAGGCGGTTTCCATTGGGAAGAAAGTTATCAATATGGTGGAAACATCGTAAAGATGAGTAAAACTTCTAATGATGGCGAAAGTTATTACGGTCTGGGAGACAAGCCAAATCATTTGAACTTAAAGGGAAAGCGTTATAGTAATTGGGCAACGGATTCTTATGCGTATGGCAAAGATACTGACCCAATTTACAAGGCCATTCCGTTCTACACAGGTTTGCATCATGGAAAAGCTTATGGTATTTTCTTTGATAATACCTTTATGTCCACTTTTGATTTTGCGCACGAACGTAGAAACGTAACGAGCTTTTGGGCACAAGGTGGTGAGATGAATTATTATTTCTTCTATGGCCCAAAAATGAACGATGTTGTAGAAAGTTATACAGATTTAACGGGAAAACCACACCATTTACCTCCACTTTGGGCATTAGGTTTCCATCAATGTAAATGGAGTTATTACCCAGAAAGTAAGGTAAAAGAGATTACGTCAACCTTTAGAAAGCTTAAAATTCCGTGTGATGCTATTTACTTGGATATCGATTATATGGAAGGGTTTCGCTGTTTTACATGGAACAAGGAGTATTTTCCGGATCCAAAACGCATGGTAAAGGAATTATTGGATGATGGTTTTAAAACTGTAGCCATTATCGATCCAGGAATTAAAATAGATAAAGAATATTCTGTTTTTAAAGAAGGTTTAGAAAACGATTATTTCTGTAAACGTGCAGATGGCGACTATATGAAAGGAAAAGTGTGGCCAGGTGAATGTTATTTTCCAGATTATACGAATCCAGAGGTTAGGGACTGGTGGTCTGGTTTGTTTCAAGAGTTAATTGAAGATATAGGCGTAAAGGGCGTTTGGAATGACATGAATGAACCAGCAGTTATGGAAGTGCCAAACAAAACATTTCCTGACGACGTACGCCATGATTATGATGGAAATCCTTGTAGCCATAGAAAAGCACACAATATCTATGGGATGCAAATGGCAAGAGCGACTTATCAAGGTTTAAAGAAATATTCATACCCAAAACGTCCGTTTGTAATTACCCGATCGGCATATTCTGGTACACAGCGTTACACGTCTACTTGGACAGGTGATAATGTGGCTACTTGGGAACATTTATGGATTGCAAACATGCAAGCACAACGCATGGCCATGTCTGGTTTTTCTTTTGCAGGAAGTGATATTGGTGGTTTTGCGGAACAACCACAAGGCGAATTATTCACGCGTTGGATTCAATTAGGAATTTTCCATCCATTTTTTAGAGTGCATTCTTCTGGAGATCATGGTGATCAAGAACCTTGGACTTTCGACGAAGAGGTTACTGATATCGTTAGAAAATTTATAGAAATCCGTTATCAATTATTACCTTATTTATATACCTCATTTTGGAATTATGTAAGTCATGGAACACCATTGTTGAAATCATTGGTGCTATACGACCAGGATGATTCTCAAACACATTACAGAACTGATGAGTTTATATTTGGTGAACAAATTTTAGTTTGTCCTGTTCAAGAACCGAATGCTAAGGGCAGAAGGATGTACGTTCCACAGGGAAAATGGTATAATTTTTGGACAGATGAAATTGTGAAAGGAGGTAAAGAAATGTGGGTGGATGCAGATATTGACAGTATGCCAATTTTCGTAAAAGAAGGAGCGATTATTCCAAAATTCCCAATTCAACAGTATGTAGGGGAAAAAGAAATTACTGAAATTACTTTAGATGTTTATTACAAAGAGGGTAAGGAGGAAAGTGAATTGTTTAGTGATGCTAACGATGGTTTCGATTATACAAAAGGACGCTATAGTTTAAGAAACTTTACGTTAAGAGGAAAGGCAAATGAATTGATCATTAATCAATATAAAGAAGGAAAATTTGTGACGCCTTATGAAACCTTCAAAATTAAATTTCATGGCTTACCATTTGATGTGGTGGAGGTTCAACTTGATAATGAAAAGGTAACGCTTAAAAGCTTGAAAGTTAATGGTGTAACATCAATTGTAGTTGAAAAGGATTTTTCTGAGTTACATATACTGGGTATAAAGTCAAAAGCATAGTGACTAATTGACTAATTTAGTGTCCTAATAAATACAAATCAATTACGTATTTTAATAACTCTTAAAAAAAGTTTAGTTATGAATTATAATAAAACAATATTAGGTCTTGTGATTGTTGCAGTAGTCTTTTCATGTGCAACAAATCCCTTTACAAAGAAAAAGACCTTAGCTTTTGTAAGTAATGATCAATTATTTCCATCTGCCTTTGCTCAGTATAACCAAGTATTAACGGAAAACAAAGTCGTAAAAGGCACATCAGATGCTCAAATGATTACTCGTGTTGGTCAGCGGATTGCGGTTGCCGCGGAGCGTTACTTAAATGCTAATGGCTTTCAAGGCTATTTGGATGACTATAAATGGGAATACACCTTAATAGAATCGGAGCAAGTGAATGCATGGTGCATGCCTGGAGGAAAAATTGCATTTTATACTGGTATTTTACCAATTGCAGCCAATGAAACTGGTGTGGCAGCCATTATGGGGCACGAGGTAGCGCATGCCTTGGCAAATCATGGACAGCAACGAATGAGTGCGGCATATATTCAACAAGGTCTAGCGGTCGCAGGTAATGTAGCTTTATCCAATGATGAGCAAGCTTTAGGGATTTTTAACCAATCTTATGGCGTAGTATCTAACGTAGCAGGAATGTTACCTTTTAGTAGAAGTCATGAAACAGAAGCAGATAAAATAGGTTTATATCTAATGGCCATTGCTGGTTACAATCCTGATGAAGCAGCAGAACTATGGAAACGCATGAAAGCGAATAGTGGCGGTCAAGCACCACCTGAATTTTTAAGTACACACCCAAGTAACGATTCCAGAATCCAGAATTTACAAGCTTTAGCTCCAAAAGCAAAAGCAGAAGCCAAGAAATTTGGTATAACAGATTTCAGACCAATAAATTAATATTGTATTTATAAATATTTGATTACTTTAGAAGCTGCTCTCCCGAAATGTCGGGATGAGCAGCTTTTTTATTGGATCATTTTAGTGAGATGATTCAATAATCCCAATGGAGATTGGGATCTCATCTTAATTAGATATAATTATATATGAATCAACATCAAAAAGGAAGTAAAAAATTGCTAAATGCTTGGGCATTTTATGACTGGGCAAATTCGGTATATACCTTAACCATTGCGTCTTCGATATTTCCGATATTTTATTCAGCATTATTTTTAGGTCAAGTTGAAAAAAACGTTGCTGCATTTGGAATGGTTTTTAAAAGTACAGCATTAATTACCTATGTCACGGTATTCACATTTTTAGTCGTTGCCATTACATCGCCTGTACTCTCTGGTATTGCGGATTACGTAGGTAATAAAAAGAATTTCATGAAATTCTTCTGTTATGTTGGTGGTGCAGGTTGTATTGGTCTGTATTGGTTTAGTTTGGAAACTATTCATCTTAGTCTCTTGTTTTATTTTATGGGATTGATAGGGTATTGGGGAAGTTTGGTGTTTTATAATTCATACTTACCAGATATTGCCTATCCAGAGCAGCAAGATAGCGTTAGTGCTAAAGGATTTAGTATGGGTTATTTTGGAAGTGTCATTTTATTGGTCATAAACTTGGCTATGGTAATGTATCCGAATGTTTTTTTTATATCGGATAATTTAAGTGAAAATGGGGAAATCATAGAAACTGCTGCACAAGTAGGAATGAGGTATTCTTTTATAATGGTTGGCCTGTGGTGGATTCTTTTTAGCCAATATACATTTTACGTTTTACCAAAAGGCGTTTCAAAAGGTGGAAAAGTAACAAAAGACGTTGTTTTCAATGGTTTAAAAGAGTTGAAACAAGTTTGGATTCAATTGAAACAGAATCTACGTTTAAAACGTTACCTAGTTGCCTTTTTTGTGTTTAGCATGGCAGTACAAACCATTATGCTGGTCGCTGTTTATTTTGGGGAAGAAGAGATTGCTTGGGGAGATGACGAAGCCAAAACCTTAGGACTTATTGTGAGTATTTTAATTATACAATTAGTGGCGATTCTGGGTGCATTTTTAACCTCTCGTGCGTCTTCAAAATTTGGAAACATTAAAACGCTTATTGTCATAAATTTTTTCTGGATGGCCTTGTGTTTCTATGCCTTTTTTATGGAAACACCATTTCAATTCTATGTCGCAGCTGGTTTTGTTGGTTTGGTCATGGGTGGTGTGCAGTCCTTAGCAAGATCCACATATTCCAAATTTTTACCGGAAACTGAAGATACCACTTCATATTTCAGTTTTTATGATGTGGCTGAAAAGATAGGTATTGTTATCGGAATGGGAATTTTTGCAACTATAGACCAAGTTACAGGGAGTATGCGGAATGCTATTTTGTTTTTGGTTATCTTTTTTTTGGCTGGAATTCTGCTTTTATTTAGAGTGCCGAGAACAGAGTCTGATAATGAAGCTTCGCTCTAAACACTTATTTTCATAAGTAGAAAATATAGTTTATCACACAGGGCACATTCATTCATTTGTAATTTTTTTCATGAAAAATCTCGTATTACTTTCAATTCTAACTATTGTATTTCTTACATCTTGCAGTGATGAGGTGCATTTAGCTATAGATAATCCAACCGAATTTTCAATAGTAGTTGTTATAGATACGCTTAAGTATACAGTACCTCCTAAAGATGTGGTTCGGTTAGAAATACCAAAAGGAGAGCACCAAATCACTTTAGAAAATGATAGTATTATAAAGCATAACTTCATACATAAGGCATATATGATTAACCCATCATTCTCAGAGTATTTATTGTCTTATGAATATTATGGACCTAAAAGGTTTCAAGATACTTATACTTCGAAATTGACGAATAAAGAAGTGAGGTTTATTGGGATTACTTTAGAAGGGAATTATGACATTTTTAGTGATGTAATTAATAAAGTGACTTGGGATTATGGACCAAGAGAGCCTTTGCCAAAGAAGGTTGAAATTGATGAAGGTAAATCTTATACAAGTATATTAAAGGTTTATGATTCGAATGAATTTATGGAATTGATGATGAGCACACGCTCAGGAGAAGACTAGTTAGTCCATTATTTATCAAAAAAAAGAACCAGCAAAGCCAGTCCTTTTTTTCAATTTTTAATTGGGTAATAAGCGTTAATTACTAACACTACCAGAACCGGTAATCTTGGTATCCTTATTGGTCGGTTCACCTGAATACTTCACATCTCCAGAACCTGTAATTCTTGCTACAAGATCGCCATTGCACACCACATCTGCTGAACCAGAACCTGTGATTTTAGCCGTAACGTTGGTACTGTTTAATTCCTTCCCATCAAAATCTCCAGAACCTGTAACTTTTACGGTTAAATCTTTGGTAGAACCTTCTAGCTCAATATCGCCAGAACCTGCAATACTACTCTCCACATCTTGTGCATTAACACTTAAATTTATATCTCCAGAACCCGCTAAAGACACTTTAAAGTTCTCTGCTTCAATAGTGCTAGTACTTTCAATGTCACCAGAGCCAGACAGTGAAACAGAATCAATAGATTCAAAAGGAATGGTAACAACGATCGTTTGACTTGGTTTTAAATTATAGCCATCTTTCACTTTAACAATGAGTTGATTGCCTTTTGTTCCTACAATAATATATTCCATTAGGTTGGCATCTCCCTTAATGGAAATCTGACCTTCATTCCCTTTAACCAATTTAAAATCCATAGGTCCAGCAGCTTTTATCCCTTCATAAGAACTCGTAGTTCTAGATGTCGTAGTAATGTTGTTGTCGCCCTTAATTTTTTTGCCATTTCCCCATTGCGCACAAGATAATGTGGTACTTAAAAGGAATACTAATACTGTAATTGATTGTAATGATTTCATAAAGTTTATTTTTTAATTGATTGAAAATTTTTAGATTTTTTTATAAACTTCGACCCGCCCGAACGTGCCTTTTCGGTAAGGGCGGGCTGCAACTAACTCAAAGTTTCTTAAAAGTTACACTTCCATATTCAGAATCTATTTTCACGACGTTACCTGAATTTTTCGCACCATAATAACCATCATATTGTTTATCAGAATAGTCAACTTCTTTATTTGTAAAGCTGAAACCCTCAGATTCCCGTAATGAACCATACTGCAAATCGATATCGAAATCGAAATTAAAACTCGCATCATGACCAATGGTAATACCAACATAATCGGATGTGATGTTTACACTTTTCGCTTTAGAAGCCATACGTTCTATTTTTATGGAACCGTAATTTGCTTTAAGATTTACAGTTTTAAATATGTTTCCCAATCGTAAGGATAGGTAATCGCCTCGTCCATCTAAATTATTGATGTTATCTATTTTTAAGGACCCGTAATCACAAGTGTAGTTGACGTTTTCAGCGGCTTCAATAATAGATTCAGTGTAATCTGCTCTAAGAACCAGTTCCTCGGTTTTAGCAACTGTAAAACCACTATAGTCTGCCTTTATTTCGCCACTTTTTATGTATTCAAAATAACAATTCTTACTGTAATCAAAACGAATTAAGTTGTTATCTGCCATCAATTCCTTGGTTGTAATCTTACCGTAATCGCATACTAATTTAGCAGTGCCTTCAAGCCTATCTAAGTTAATGGAACCATAATCATTATTAAGTTCAACATTATTGGTTTTAGGCATTTTTATAAGGTAATTAACTTCAACTTTCAACTTGTTGTTACTTCCCCAATTCCACCAAGATCGCTTCTCGTTGCCGAATTTAGTAACCGCAGATACAATATTGTCGGTATTTGAAAATGCTATGTTTATTTCATTAAGTCTTTCCTGTACTTTTTCAGAATCATTTCCTGTCACTTTAATGGTAATATCAAAAGCGATGCGGTTTTCATTCCATGTGACTACATCTAAATTGCCATAGCTGTTGTTCACTTTTAGTGTGCCGTTGGAAGAGACGTCAAATGATTTTTTAATGCTCTTTTCTTTAGTTGATTTTAGGTCTATTTCACTATTTGCAAATACCAAAGTAGGTATTAACAACAATAAAATTGCAAGATTAAATTGTATTCTTAGGTTCATTGGTGTTGATTTTAAATTGTTTTACATCTTCGATTTGCTCTAGAACAGTATTCAGAATGTCTATTCTATTTTGAAAATTGGAAATCATCGCATAGATAACACGTTGGTCTTTTCCGCTTTCAGTTAAATCTGTTTTTAATTTTTGATAATCCTTTTCTAATATTTGAATTTGCGCCAAGGCATCCGAAATTATCGCTTCGGTTAATGGGGAACGTTCTTTGTTTAGTTTCTTTAATTCGTTTTCAATGGTAACCGTGAAAAAGTCTTGGGTTTCCGACATTTCTGGCGATACGCTCGCTAAATCCATAGTTTCAGGCTGATTCTGCAAGGTTGTAAAAACACTAAAACAAATCACTAATGCAGCTGCAACGGCCAAAAGGGGTTTCCAGTGAAATCCAGACGGTGTTTTAACTTCGTTTGAAGTCAAAGTGTTTCCTTTCAACTTTTCTAAAAATCGCTGTTCGTGATTGTTTTGAGGTGTTTCAATGTCAAACTGACCTTTCAAATCGTCAAATAAACTATACAAATTATCTTTTTTCATAATTAATTTAATACTAGTTTTTTACGCAAACTCTCTTTGGCTCTTGATATTAAAGTTCTGCAATTGGCATAAGAAATATTCATAATCTCGCAGATCTCTTCGTAATCGTAACCTTCAATTAAATGCAATGTTAAACTCACATTATAATTGGGTTTCAAGGTTTTCATAGTGTCTAAAACTTGTTTCACTTTTTCGCTAGTCTGTTCATGTTCTACAATGCCGCCATCGTCTTCAACTTTATAAATAACAGTATCTAAAGGCACTTCATTTTGTTTCATGGTTTTGTTATAATGCCCAATACTATTATTAATCACAATCCTTTTCAACCATGCGCCAAACATGTTGGTGTCTTCCAAAGTGTTCAGTTTTGTGAAGCCCGTTAAAAAAGACTCTTGCATAATGTCCTCGGCCTTATAGGAATCTTTTACAATTCTAAGGGCTGTGTTGTACATGGCTTTGTTGTATCTGTTGTAAATTTCCAACTGCGCACGTTGGTTTCCAGATTTACAAAGCCATAATAACTGTTCGATATCTTGATTGGTTGATGTCAAAAAAACAATTGCTTTTATTTAAAGAGGCGTTCTATTTTATATTGTTACAGTTTAATTGAAAAAAAGTTATAATTAATAAAACTTTTCGTCAGTCTGAGTGTTTTGTAAGGAACGAATAAAACGTATTGAGAACATTTTCTTCATAGCTTTTCGATACTAATTTAAAGGATTGTGATCATTTAAATTCATACGAGTTGAGGAATTTCATTTAAATTCCAAAACCTTTTATGTCAATCTAAGGTAATGGCATAACTATTGAATTTAAGGTAATGTGAATAACTTTGAATATCTTCTAAAGTATTGGTATTCAACAATAAGTTAATTATTAATACATTTAAAACTATGTTGTTCTGTGTTTATTAATGACAGAATGGCTCAAAAATATATATGGGAAAATCAAATTTTTTAAATTTAGACAATCTGTCATTTCAGGATTTCGATGAGAATTCAGAATTAATTCCATTGATGACGCCTGAAGATGAAGAATTAATAAACAGCGAATCCTTACCAGAATCCTTACCAATTTTACCCTTACGAAATACGGTTTTATTTCCTGGTGTGGTCATTCCGATTACGGCCGGACGAGATACCTCTATAAAACTGATTAACGATGCCAACAAAGGGGGAAAAGTAATTGGAGTGGTATCACAAAAGGATGAATCGGTTGAAAATCCTTCTGCTAACGATATCTATAAAACAGGAACAGTTGCACGTATTTTGAAAGTGCTAAAAATGCCAGATGGTAACACCACAGTCATTATTCAAGGGAAAAAGCGCTTTGTGATTAACGAGGTGATTTCCGAAAAACCTTATTTAACGGCAACTATTTCTGATATTGCTGAAGCAAAACCAGCTCCAGATAATGAGGAGTTTAAAGCGATAATTGATTCCATTAAGGATTTGTCTTTGGATATTATAAAACAAAGTCCAAACATTCCTTCCGAAGCCAGTTTTGCGATTAAGAATATTGAAAGTAATTCGTTTTTAATCAATTTTGTGTCTTCTAACATGAACCTTAGGGTTGAGGAAAAACAAGAGCTTTTAAAAATCAATGATCTTAAGGAACGTGCGCTTCAGACCTTGAAGTATATGAACATGGAATATCAGAAGCTAGAGCTTAAAAATGATATCCAGTCCAAGGTTCAGAGCGATATGAACCAACAGCAACGTGAGTATTTCTTGCACCAACAGATGAAAACCATTCAAGAAGAATTGGGTGGAGGTGTGTCTTCAGGAGAGGAAATTGAAGACATGAAAGCGCGTGCCAAGAAAAAGAAATGGGACGAAAAAGTAAAAGAGCATTTTGATAAGGAATTAGCCAAAATGCAGCGTATGAATCCTCAAGTGGCTGAGTATTCCATTCAACGGAATTATTTAGACCTGTTTCTGGATTTGCCTTGGAATGAATTCAGCAAGGATAAATTCGACTTAAAACGTGCGCAAAAAATCTTGGATCGTGATCATTTTGGACTTGAGGATGTTAAAAAACGAATCATTGAATATTTAGCGGTTTTAAAACTGAGAAATGATATGAAGTCGCCAATCCTTTGTCTTTATGGCCCTCCTGGTGTTGGTAAAACCTCATTAGGAAAGTCGATTGCTGAAGCTTTGGGCAGGGAATATGTACGTATTTCATTAGGTGGATTGCGTGATGAAGCTGAAATCCGTGGTCATAGAAAAACATATATAGGCGCAATGCCAGGACGAATCATTCAGAGCTTAAAGAAAGCAGGTACTTCAAATCCTGTGTTCGTTTTAGATGAAATTGATAAATTATCCACAGGAAATCAAGGTGATCCATCTTCTGCGATGTTAGAGGTTTTGGATCCTGAGCAAAACAATGAGTTCTATGACAACTTCTTGGAAATGGGTTATGACTTGTCTAAAGTGATGTTCATTGCAACCTCCAATAGTATGAATACCATTCAGCCCGCATTAAGAGATCGAATGGAAATCATTAATGTAACAGGTTATACGATTGAAGAAAAAGTGGAAATCGCAAAAAGACACTTGTTGCCAAAGCAATTAAAGGAACATGGATTAGATAATTCTAACTTAAAAATTGCAAAACCACAACTGGAAAAAATAGTGGAAGGTTACACGCGTGAATCTGGCGTAAGAGGTTTGGAGAAGCAAATTGCCAAAATGGTACGTTATGCAGCCAAGAATATCGCCATGGAAGAAAAATATAATATTAAGATTTCTAACGAAGATGTCATTGAAGTATTAGGAAGTCCAAGATTGGAACGCGACAAATATGAAAACAATGAGGTTGCTGGCGTTGTCACTGGTTTAGCATGGACTAAAGTAGGAGGTGATATACTGTTTATAGAATCTATTTTATCTAAAGGAAAAGGCACATTGTCCATTACCGGAAATTTAGGTAAAGTGATGAAGGAGTCGGCTACTATTGCTATGGAATACATCAAAGCCAATGCAGATGAATTTGGAATAAATCCTGAAGTTTTCGATAAATATAATGTGCACATTCACGTACCAGAAGGCGCAACACCAAAAGACGGCCCAAGTGCAGGTGTAACGATGTTGACCTCTTTAGTGTCTTTGTTTACCCAACGTAAAGTAAAGAAGAGCATAGCAATGACTGGCGAAATTACATTGCGTGGAAAAGTATTGCCAGTTGGTGGTATTAAAGAAAAGATTCTAGCCGCCAAACGTGCTCGTATTAAAGAGATTTTACTTTGTGAGGATAATCGAAGGGATATTGACGAGATTAAACCAGAATATTTAAAAGGCTTAACGTTTCATTATGTGAAAGATATGAGTGAGGTTTTAAAGTTGGCAATAACCAAACAAAAAGTACAGAATGCCAAAAAGCTTTAATTTAATAGTTA encodes:
- a CDS encoding glycoside hydrolase family 31 protein → MIINTELENKGNLFPSNIIDFRKDVDKLYFTAANDVILELTVVRDSLLRFRYATTGNFDNDFSYAITKYASIGYNKLEIEEHKEYFEITTSKLRCEISKDDMRVSIYDAIDGVLINQDEGGFHWEESYQYGGNIVKMSKTSNDGESYYGLGDKPNHLNLKGKRYSNWATDSYAYGKDTDPIYKAIPFYTGLHHGKAYGIFFDNTFMSTFDFAHERRNVTSFWAQGGEMNYYFFYGPKMNDVVESYTDLTGKPHHLPPLWALGFHQCKWSYYPESKVKEITSTFRKLKIPCDAIYLDIDYMEGFRCFTWNKEYFPDPKRMVKELLDDGFKTVAIIDPGIKIDKEYSVFKEGLENDYFCKRADGDYMKGKVWPGECYFPDYTNPEVRDWWSGLFQELIEDIGVKGVWNDMNEPAVMEVPNKTFPDDVRHDYDGNPCSHRKAHNIYGMQMARATYQGLKKYSYPKRPFVITRSAYSGTQRYTSTWTGDNVATWEHLWIANMQAQRMAMSGFSFAGSDIGGFAEQPQGELFTRWIQLGIFHPFFRVHSSGDHGDQEPWTFDEEVTDIVRKFIEIRYQLLPYLYTSFWNYVSHGTPLLKSLVLYDQDDSQTHYRTDEFIFGEQILVCPVQEPNAKGRRMYVPQGKWYNFWTDEIVKGGKEMWVDADIDSMPIFVKEGAIIPKFPIQQYVGEKEITEITLDVYYKEGKEESELFSDANDGFDYTKGRYSLRNFTLRGKANELIINQYKEGKFVTPYETFKIKFHGLPFDVVEVQLDNEKVTLKSLKVNGVTSIVVEKDFSELHILGIKSKA
- a CDS encoding M48 family metallopeptidase, translated to MNYNKTILGLVIVAVVFSCATNPFTKKKTLAFVSNDQLFPSAFAQYNQVLTENKVVKGTSDAQMITRVGQRIAVAAERYLNANGFQGYLDDYKWEYTLIESEQVNAWCMPGGKIAFYTGILPIAANETGVAAIMGHEVAHALANHGQQRMSAAYIQQGLAVAGNVALSNDEQALGIFNQSYGVVSNVAGMLPFSRSHETEADKIGLYLMAIAGYNPDEAAELWKRMKANSGGQAPPEFLSTHPSNDSRIQNLQALAPKAKAEAKKFGITDFRPIN
- a CDS encoding MFS transporter, with the translated sequence MNQHQKGSKKLLNAWAFYDWANSVYTLTIASSIFPIFYSALFLGQVEKNVAAFGMVFKSTALITYVTVFTFLVVAITSPVLSGIADYVGNKKNFMKFFCYVGGAGCIGLYWFSLETIHLSLLFYFMGLIGYWGSLVFYNSYLPDIAYPEQQDSVSAKGFSMGYFGSVILLVINLAMVMYPNVFFISDNLSENGEIIETAAQVGMRYSFIMVGLWWILFSQYTFYVLPKGVSKGGKVTKDVVFNGLKELKQVWIQLKQNLRLKRYLVAFFVFSMAVQTIMLVAVYFGEEEIAWGDDEAKTLGLIVSILIIQLVAILGAFLTSRASSKFGNIKTLIVINFFWMALCFYAFFMETPFQFYVAAGFVGLVMGGVQSLARSTYSKFLPETEDTTSYFSFYDVAEKIGIVIGMGIFATIDQVTGSMRNAILFLVIFFLAGILLLFRVPRTESDNEASL
- a CDS encoding head GIN domain-containing protein, which encodes MKSLQSITVLVFLLSTTLSCAQWGNGKKIKGDNNITTTSRTTSSYEGIKAAGPMDFKLVKGNEGQISIKGDANLMEYIIVGTKGNQLIVKVKDGYNLKPSQTIVVTIPFESIDSVSLSGSGDIESTSTIEAENFKVSLAGSGDINLSVNAQDVESSIAGSGDIELEGSTKDLTVKVTGSGDFDGKELNSTNVTAKITGSGSADVVCNGDLVARITGSGDVKYSGEPTNKDTKITGSGSVSN
- a CDS encoding DUF4097 family beta strand repeat-containing protein, which translates into the protein MNLRIQFNLAILLLLIPTLVFANSEIDLKSTKEKSIKKSFDVSSNGTLKVNNSYGNLDVVTWNENRIAFDITIKVTGNDSEKVQERLNEINIAFSNTDNIVSAVTKFGNEKRSWWNWGSNNKLKVEVNYLIKMPKTNNVELNNDYGSINLDRLEGTAKLVCDYGKITTKELMADNNLIRFDYSKNCYFEYIKSGEIKADYSGFTVAKTEELVLRADYTESIIEAAENVNYTCDYGSLKIDNINNLDGRGDYLSLRLGNIFKTVNLKANYGSIKIERMASKAKSVNITSDYVGITIGHDASFNFDFDIDLQYGSLRESEGFSFTNKEVDYSDKQYDGYYGAKNSGNVVKIDSEYGSVTFKKL
- a CDS encoding RNA polymerase sigma factor gives rise to the protein MTSTNQDIEQLLWLCKSGNQRAQLEIYNRYNKAMYNTALRIVKDSYKAEDIMQESFLTGFTKLNTLEDTNMFGAWLKRIVINNSIGHYNKTMKQNEVPLDTVIYKVEDDGGIVEHEQTSEKVKQVLDTMKTLKPNYNVSLTLHLIEGYDYEEICEIMNISYANCRTLISRAKESLRKKLVLN
- the lon gene encoding endopeptidase La, whose protein sequence is MGKSNFLNLDNLSFQDFDENSELIPLMTPEDEELINSESLPESLPILPLRNTVLFPGVVIPITAGRDTSIKLINDANKGGKVIGVVSQKDESVENPSANDIYKTGTVARILKVLKMPDGNTTVIIQGKKRFVINEVISEKPYLTATISDIAEAKPAPDNEEFKAIIDSIKDLSLDIIKQSPNIPSEASFAIKNIESNSFLINFVSSNMNLRVEEKQELLKINDLKERALQTLKYMNMEYQKLELKNDIQSKVQSDMNQQQREYFLHQQMKTIQEELGGGVSSGEEIEDMKARAKKKKWDEKVKEHFDKELAKMQRMNPQVAEYSIQRNYLDLFLDLPWNEFSKDKFDLKRAQKILDRDHFGLEDVKKRIIEYLAVLKLRNDMKSPILCLYGPPGVGKTSLGKSIAEALGREYVRISLGGLRDEAEIRGHRKTYIGAMPGRIIQSLKKAGTSNPVFVLDEIDKLSTGNQGDPSSAMLEVLDPEQNNEFYDNFLEMGYDLSKVMFIATSNSMNTIQPALRDRMEIINVTGYTIEEKVEIAKRHLLPKQLKEHGLDNSNLKIAKPQLEKIVEGYTRESGVRGLEKQIAKMVRYAAKNIAMEEKYNIKISNEDVIEVLGSPRLERDKYENNEVAGVVTGLAWTKVGGDILFIESILSKGKGTLSITGNLGKVMKESATIAMEYIKANADEFGINPEVFDKYNVHIHVPEGATPKDGPSAGVTMLTSLVSLFTQRKVKKSIAMTGEITLRGKVLPVGGIKEKILAAKRARIKEILLCEDNRRDIDEIKPEYLKGLTFHYVKDMSEVLKLAITKQKVQNAKKL